In Bradysia coprophila strain Holo2 unplaced genomic scaffold, BU_Bcop_v1 contig_127, whole genome shotgun sequence, the genomic stretch ACGTTCGAGACATAGGATCACACATGATGCGGCATTTAAAAGAATCTTTAATGGtgaaataatatgaaaaattgaccGTAAGAAGTGAATGTGTAGTGAGTAAATTACTGTGAGTAAATCAATTATTATGTTCATCAATTTAATTGTGATCAACCGAACAAGAACAATTTAATGTGTGCAGTCGATAGCATTcgttttcggttttgtttatttattcgaaaagATTCAGACGAGAAACTATTCATTGGATCATTACAGTTGAAGACATAAAGACATAAAGTGAAATTGTTCTTTAAGTTGTTGCATTCCTAGATTTCATTGTACTCAAAGAAAAGTGTCGCTTCCTGAACTTTGATGTTTATaatcctttttttttcaagtaatTTATCGATGAATAAATTCTTATTGAAATTCCGTTTCGATTTCTTTCTTCAGTGAATCACAagcagaaatttttttgccgccagacccttgactttcagtcaagtgAAACATCGtttgaaagtaaaaattttcttgaaaagtACAATTTTCCAGAGCAAACCTAATGTCTTGTCAGATGATGTCAAATGTCAGATGTCAGATGATGTCAGATAATTATCAGGACCGAAAATTTCGATCCAATTTTCTCTATCATCCCAATTGCGTTACCAATAAGAACAACATTGCGTCATGTTCGTAACGTATAGTGTATATGTTTAGTATGAATGGGAGGGACAAGTCCAGTACCTAAGCCTCCAATGGGCCTGTTTTGCTATATACATAGTAGTAACATCGATATCGCATTGTGGATGTGGTATCagtaaaatgattttgattgaaattatcGGTGCTGATAATTCTTTCTCTGGAACCATCAACCGAGTCTATTAATTCTATTGATCAGAGTTCATCGCCCATTTCTTTAGCTTGTGTCGATAACAATTCTTATAATAAAAGTATGGAAGTAATTCGAATTCCATCCGTTTCCTGTTAAATTGTTCTTGTTCTGTTAACAGACTATTCTGTCACCACATATATATTCATAGGACTCTTTCTATTCAACGtttcaaaacagaaaacactttttatatttagtaaaattgaaacagaGAACATATTTATTAGTTGATTTAGAATTTGAGAATTAATCCGCGTATAAAAGTTGTTTGCTTAATTGAATATTAttgcaacaaaaaaccaatttgttaGTATATTGTGGGCCTAGCGTTTGAAAGGGATACCGTAAATGATTCGGATGCATAATCGTGACGtagaaatagatttttttttgtttttttttggttatttacaagcaaacaaaaatgtgtgcGGGACTGTTAAAATGACGACGGTaaactaaattattaaattaaacaattttaataagaaGGAAATaagaaaagagaagaaaattgaagaaatgaatgtgattattattgctctaaataaaaacgattttttttaatataagaaaaaatatttatagatAACCGTAACCATCATTATAGTTTTTGTAATGCCggacagaattttttttatttgaatttattttaggTTTACACACTTTTTTCTGGGCTATAAAtatgtatttttttaaatgtgaatTTACTTTTGGTATacatataaatttaagttCCTTCATTCGAATTAATAAGAGTATATATTATACATATTTGTAAATGGTGAGAACACTGTGTACATATTAAAGAGAAtaaatcgttttttgtttagcataaaaaaaaagtaattatggaaaatatagacaaatttgtttcaacattaAAAGAGAATTATTCTTTCTACAATACTTAATTCAGGGGCTGGATAGTGGATTTGAAATCCCTgaaattccttaattttttaGACGTTTTTATTTGTCTGTTTCACGTCGGAGACTATTTTTAACggatttttagttgtttttgatCTTCAACTAGCCaaccaatttattttacatattttttaagtttacgaaccaaaaatgttttttcaggaataaatggaattcaaattccttaaaataggctctgCATTTAGTAAACATTATTAGCAGAAAACTGTGCAATTGTGACGAGACTACATATCCAATGACGCTTTGATTCGAGAGGGCGTCAAAAATCTGAATGGTACCGAATTGTCACGAAAGATGTCGTATTGTAAAGCTTGATCCTTAAACtataaaggaaaaatattttttagatatCTCTATTTTTCCAAAGGTGTATTTATTCTGGGAACAATGTTGTTGGCTATGcagttaaaataattttaagaaaatattattcctTTAAAGATTAGGGATCAAACGTTCCAATTCGGCATCTTTCGTGAAAATCCGGTATGAGAATGTACATTGAAAACATCATGTGATTGAATACTTTTGAATCGTACTGTAATAAGCGTACATACTAACCAGAGCCCATCGTTAAGCTCTTCTGTTGTTTGTTGTTGATGGGATGACCTGCTCTTTGTAAAAAGCTAAAATAATTATGCAAAAATCGAACATAGAGTTTTCTATTGAGTTTTGTCTTAGGGTCCactacaaatttatttttgtagacCAGGGTTATTCAATTAATTCGAAAATGGAGCTCTTACCTTCAATAACATTGATTCTGATATCATACCGTTTCCTGTATAGAGCATTTCTTGTCGCCTGCATATACGAAGATTCCGAATCTCGTTTCGGATTTTTCTGATTCGGCCTGATTTCTAACAACTCATCTCATACCTACTTCTACTTTTATAAGATGATTGATTATCGTAAGTTCACTATCGATGGAAGGCAAAATTGACTTACGcaaacaattttatgtttttcttccTTCGATATTCAACTAACGATAGTTCATTGTTGACAATAGCAAACAGAGACTTCTGTTTTCTAGCTAGTCGagaaatttttagccccgtacgaagtacgaaggggcttataggattacggtgccgtgtgtaattgatggaattcgaagcaggcggtaagggcaaagtgtttgcctatgttcatagatgacgaatccacaataaaaattttgtctgtccgtctgtccttctgtccgtctgtcacgtcgatatcttgagtaaatcaaatcctatttcaaaatttttttttcccctgaaaggtagttgaaattgtgaggctaggttcgaagatgggcgattttgggtcgaacCCTCCCGAgttggggccccataagtgctttaacgttttccaaagatttctctggccatttaaaggctacactggtaagtgatacatcaaatgaaaggtatttacaatacctatcgacaaaaaaaagtttatggaaattggatgaccgactcgtttgttagaccccttggtgtgaactaggtgcagggcggcaagccgtttttgcttataggttggccaaatttgaacgtatttagatggattttgcttcaatagataggtattgaccgtaccaaaaagggaaaaaaacgttcatgaaattcggttcaccggagcgtgcgCTAGGTCttttggagtgagcttatatgaggctactcggccgtacagtgaaggtggtgttttttgttaatatctcgagtaaaatttgaccgaatttcatgaatttttttttgcttgaaaggtattaataaatgtgaatcgtcagtactatttcaggtcttctaataaaatggccgtcggccgcctttttggatttttgtaaaaacaatataaatcggtgaaaatgatacttacaaagttactgatcagtgggaagtgattggttatgtgtgtggtgtttcaaggatcccaaatatggatatctatatataaatatatatagctatattgagctatattgagctatataacggtatagatagttattttgagctatatactagcatatttatcagtaaattgtttatttataggtaaatataggttaatataggactgaggaaattttaggtcaattttaaATCTGTGTTACGTTTGgaaggaacatcgtacggggcttcgtaattgcgctatgcgcagtttttaagacgtacaaatttcataagaattttactttaccgacgtatACGGGCGCAGCAGACTTACgttaagagtagggcgacggacgaactagggtcacgtgcgcaatagatgtacgggttcgtacggggctcagtcgcagcaaacgctccgactgttctgacggctcgtttaatTCGAAGACaagaaatttggaaatgtaatgaaaatgcCAGAATGAATTCCACAATTTATTTGATGAAAGTTAAGGAAAAGAACAAACGATCAaagaatcaataaattaaatcgaaaaacagaaaatgttgatgTCACAAATTAAAGGTCAGTTCAAATGTtagtttactttaaatttatatattcGGTCAAAGGATTACTATTCATATTCCGTTTCCATTAACATTGACTTTATTAATATTACTCAATCCgatgaaatttaacaaatctATGTGCGTAACAATACCTATGCAATGGTTTTCACTGTTCAGAACAGCTACGAACTCATCTGTTTCTAGAATCCTCGCAACAAAGCCGAGAGTTGTTGTTTCTACTGCACTACGGAATTGCTTAAAGACTACCATATTAATCGATTGATTAAGAGGGCAATTTTGGCTAACAACTTTTTTCGTTAAGTCCTTAAGATTCAAAAAGCCATCTAAAGTTCCATTTTCGTCGGCGATTGGCACATGCTGCAGGCACTCGGATTTTAAAAGATTTAGCGCATCAATGACTAATGAATCAtttgaaacatgttttggTATCTTAACATTCAGGTCTTTGACGGTGTGGTTCCACCACCAGTGATTAAACttgttttctatttctttGAACATTCTCGCCTCCAGCCAGTTGTCAATGACGAATTTATTCATGTAATTACGAATGCCGTCCGATAAAATGACAACACAATTTTGTCCTGTTTTCAAATCTTTCGCTGATTGAAGTGCACCAGCCAAAACTGCTCCACTACTGCCACCAGATAAGATGCCCTCTTCACGAATTAGTCGTCGAATCATCTGGAAACTCATTTTATCATTTGTCCTAATCCAACGATCTACCAAATGACGATGAAAAACATTCGGAATAAAGTCGTAGCCAATTCCCTCAACTTCGTAGAATATGACATCACTTTGCTTCACCTTTTCGGGCTGAGAAAGCACGGAGTCCTCTGCGTCGACACCAACGATGATACATTCAGGACAGCGCTCTTTGACTTTCCCACTTATTCCTGTAATTGACCCGCCAGTTCCAACTCCACACACTACCATGTCAACTTTATCATCCAGTTGATAGAGAATCTCCTCTCCTGTTCCGTCGTAATGCGACAGAGGATTTCCGGAGTTTTCGTGCTGATCTAAGATTACCGAATTGGGAATTTCTTGGTTTAACCGTTTTGCCACCATAATCAAACCATTGGGATCGTCCGAGCCTGATTCCGTCGGCGTGAGTACAATTTTTGCACCAAATAGTTTTATAACGGCCACTTTTTCTTCTGACATTTTATCCGGCATAACAATCACACATTTATAGCCCTTTACTGCACACGCCATCGCTAACCCAATGCCAGTGTTCCCTGAAGACGATTCGATGATCGTACATCCTGGTGTCAATTTTCCCAAACTTTCAGCATCTTCGATCATGCGAAGGGCAACACGGTCTTTAATCGACCCTCCTGGATTAAAGAATTCGACTTTCACGTAAACATTGCACTGTAGTCCTTCGGCTTGAGGAATCTTGTTGAGTTTTATGAGAGGCGTTTTACCGATGACATGCAAAACGTtggcaaaaacatttttttccagcTCGTAGTCACGATGAGTATGTTCTTTCCATGCATACCAGCGACACGCcttttcatcacatttttcACTAGTTCCATTCAGgtttttttccattattttgtCCGATCAACGTGTTAAAATAAACCTTGTTTGTCTTGATCAAATGATAATCAAATGAATCAAATTAAGATCGAAACACATGTTGGCTACGAAACTATATATTTTGAATATCCACACACGCACGTACACGCGTTTATATAGAAAGTAATCGATATAGTGTTTAGTTGCTTAAATATTCATCGTCAATTACCGAAAAGATTTGACAGGTGGTGGAGAcagttaacctgttacagataGGAAGCATAACCAGTATCATTATCGAGTACGAGTAGCCAAGTAAAATTCCTACTCATTGCTGACACCACATATGAATGATACAAGGTAGTAGAGGTcgattcaggttcaggtagAACGgctaaatttaataataaattctaGTGTAACGCACAACTTCTGAATTTCATCATGTATACATTGGCAACTCCGATCATTGAAACAACCTATCGGTCCTCGACCTCAAATATGTCATGTTGGTGTTTGGATAGACCGGACAGACATTGTGTTGCATTTGGTATACAGTGTTTGAGGAGAgtgatttttgaccactttgtttaaactggtctcggggtcacacgtcaaaatgagagaaatcacattcaaatttaaactgggctcaactctcaatttcttttttcatcgatgaatatttgacagctgaccccgagaccaattaaatttaactggttttcgctctccttaaacCCTTAAACACTGTATTAGATGGATTTACACAACGGACTTCAATCGGTTGATTTACGTTGATTTACGCCATAAGTgcgtcaaaaattcaaaacggaAAGTGAGTAGGGTCTAATTAACGCAGTCAATTACCGCCAATTCGATATTCTCATATTAGAGTGCGTTGATATTCCTCAGCTCATTCACTCAACATTGAAATGTAGCGGTGCATTTAAGGCGTGaactatttatttttatggttGAAAGAAATTCTATCTCTAGACCTGATTTCATATGTATCGCGTCCAGTATTTTCCCCAACTACTATGCACACGGTTAAATGAATAGTAAATTGAATGTTTCAGTTACAATTCTAGATACATTTTCACTCTGCTTTTGTGTTCAAATTGTTCAGATCCGTTCACTATTCCACTTAGAAGAATAAGAAAACACTGGTGAATTTCACAACAATCTTTTGGCTTCACAGAgttgattttgtttacaaaatattattcattcaaaatgtgTGGCAGAACATGTTTGTAAGTGGTGATTAACTACTGCATATCTCTGATTCTCTCTTTTCTAAATGATCAGGATGAAAACCTACTCGACAGcaataattaattgaaatatttgtttccgCGTAATTTGTGCACATCGAAAATTCAAGGTCAATGTTTACGTTTTCAGAACTCTTGGTCCTGATGAGGTAAAGCACGCTTGTCAGTATAAATCGAGTAAGGATGAAAAGCAAAAGACGCCGGAATTTCGTCAAGAATTCAATTGTGGAAAAAGTTATCAACCATCCACAAATATTTGTCCAACTGATGTACGCACGCCTTCACACTTTACATACTCCAACATTTACCCTAGTTTGATTGTCCTTTACAGGTGACACCCGTTCTAATTTCATCAAATCATGTTTCGGAAGAGCCTACCGATAGCTCTGACAGAGTTCTCGTGCCGATGATGTGGGGAATGATTCCATTTTGGCACACTGTAAGTCGAATCTTTCCTAATCATGTGATTTGGTTGACCAAGAATTTCCATATCGCTAAAAATAAGGGTGACTACaagaaccataaactgaccacCAACAATTGTCGACTGGAAACCATGACAACATCCAAAATGTACAAACGATCATTCGAAAAGGGTCAACGCTGCGTCGTCGTCTGCGAAGGATTTTATGAATGGCAAACCACCAAGGAACTGAAATCGTCAGAGAGACCAGCTTACTACTTTTACATGCCGCAAAATGCATCGGTTGAGATTACGGATGCTAAAACATTTAATGATGGCAAGGATGTTAACTTACTGAAGATGGCTGGATTGTTCGATGTTTGGACGGATAAAAACGGTGACGACATGTACAGTTACACAGTCATAACATTTGAATCGGACGATAAATTCTCGTGGCTACATCATCGCAGTCCAGCTATTTTGGAGACCGAGGAACAATTGGCTGTTAGTGAATCCTTTGATCAATTTTCTGGGTCGGTTATTTCGCACGATTTGTTCAACATTGTCTTTTGTTCTCATTACAGGATTGGTTAGACTACAAGCGCGTACCAATGGACGATGCAATGAAATGCCTACGTCCGGCTACTTCATTAAAGTGGCATCAAGTTTCGAACATTGTAAATAACTCCCGAAATAAGTCAGACGAATGCAACAAGCCCATTAAAGCTGGCAAGCGAAAAATTTCCAATCCATTGATGGACAATTAATCATTCGCATTCaggactttttattttatttcgataaattatgattttataaGACAAAAGTACTTCTACGGCATgggtaaatattgttttaatttttttataaatcaaattgaaactaCATATTCAAAGTATTCGCGCTAATATTCACTTACTGCATAGCAAATGGtaccaaccaaaaaaaataaaaatttcataaattccataCATTTCAGTAGACAGCAAACTGACAAGGTGCTGACAAGGTGCGATTTCGCAGTCAgtgcaaaaatgaattaattttaattttatttttataaaactaatttgaacgcgtagattttttttaaacttaaattttgaatgaacatAGTGTCTTtgatcatttaaaaataaaaaactttttgatgcGAATGATCAATTGGCTGatcaagaagaaaaaatccgAATAACTTTTCATACCAACTGTTTCTATTATACTGTTTTGTTGTACATTAAATCTCAGTAGGAGCATCAATGCTTATTGGTAAACGATCTCCCCATTTCGACGATCTGGCGCATCTGTACGGAAGCTTGCCATGTTTGGACTGTGTGAATATCACTTCCTGTAATTTACCGTCTTTCGTACACATTCGGCATATCGCGTGCTTCGATCGAATCAGCGTTGGTCTGACTATCCGAGGCCATTTGTCACAATCAGTATTCGGACCTTTTTTCAACACCACATAGCTGTACAGTTCCTTTTGTGGCAAATTGGCACCTTCCGGATCCAGGGGCAATGGCATATAGGATGTAACAAAATTACATGGTGATCTATCGTCAGCGAGCAGTCGAGGACACGTCATATTGTGTGCACACTAAAGTAATAGAATATCGCAAATCAATATCAGTTTTCTGATGGTTATCAATTATACGAACCGGTGCAAAAATGTGACCTACTGCCCCAGACTCGCTCTTTTCATTCATGTGAAG encodes the following:
- the LOC119073073 gene encoding cystathionine beta-synthase-like, coding for MEKNLNGTSEKCDEKACRWYAWKEHTHRDYELEKNVFANVLHVIGKTPLIKLNKIPQAEGLQCNVYVKVEFFNPGGSIKDRVALRMIEDAESLGKLTPGCTIIESSSGNTGIGLAMACAVKGYKCVIVMPDKMSEEKVAVIKLFGAKIVLTPTESGSDDPNGLIMVAKRLNQEIPNSVILDQHENSGNPLSHYDGTGEEILYQLDDKVDMVVCGVGTGGSITGISGKVKERCPECIIVGVDAEDSVLSQPEKVKQSDVIFYEVEGIGYDFIPNVFHRHLVDRWIRTNDKMSFQMIRRLIREEGILSGGSSGAVLAGALQSAKDLKTGQNCVVILSDGIRNYMNKFVIDNWLEARMFKEIENKFNHWWWNHTVKDLNVKIPKHVSNDSLVIDALNLLKSECLQHVPIADENGTLDGFLNLKDLTKKVVSQNCPLNQSINMVVFKQFRSAVETTTLGFVARILETDEFVAVLNSENHCIGIVTHIDLLNFIGLSNINKVNVNGNGI
- the LOC119073077 gene encoding abasic site processing protein HMCES-like codes for the protein MCGRTCLTLGPDEVKHACQYKSSKDEKQKTPEFRQEFNCGKSYQPSTNICPTDVTPVLISSNHVSEEPTDSSDRVLVPMMWGMIPFWHTGDYKNHKLTTNNCRLETMTTSKMYKRSFEKGQRCVVVCEGFYEWQTTKELKSSERPAYYFYMPQNASVEITDAKTFNDGKDVNLLKMAGLFDVWTDKNGDDMYSYTVITFESDDKFSWLHHRSPAILETEEQLADWLDYKRVPMDDAMKCLRPATSLKWHQVSNIVNNSRNKSDECNKPIKAGKRKISNPLMDN